One part of the Glycine max cultivar Williams 82 chromosome 14, Glycine_max_v4.0, whole genome shotgun sequence genome encodes these proteins:
- the LOC100820416 gene encoding probable inactive receptor-like protein kinase At3g56050 isoform X1, producing the protein MDKNRKLSRFKDLSIAFCFVAVFFLFHHLGLCCSLNEEGNALLKLRQRIVSDPFDALSNWVDDEASVDPCNWFGVECSDGRVVVLNLKDLCLGGTLAPELVKLVNIKSIILRNNSFSGTIPEGFVQLKELEVLDLGYNNFSGHLPADLGSNISLTILYDDDDTLKTVQFLFLSFFLISSCTYFLLYCSLLDNNEFLVGLSPEINELRMLSECQVDENQLTNAAKMPACTERATTRHIGQGKGTRGSQHSNTSPAANHYQFNRVAAPPLESPSSPSASPSGSAKPPVPKLAPHRKNASDSSPPHSTSGSGTLSKTKSTSSKVHTVPILAGVIGGAVFLIFSSIGIYLCKTKVANVRPWAMGLSGQLQKAFVTGAQKLKRSDLEAACEDFSNVIGNSPIGILYKGTLSGGVEIAVAFVSITSSKNWSKTLEAQFRSKIDKLSKVNHKNFVNLIGYCEEEEPFTRMLVFEYAPNGTLFEHLHIKEAEHLDWGTRLRVATGVAYCLQHMHQLDPPMALIKLNSSAVYLTDDYAAKLSDLSFSNDIASAETRAMDKPLATPESNVYSLGVLLFEMVTGRLPYSVEHKDSLENWASHYLEVDQPLKEIVDPILVSYQEDQLEQVASLITSCVHPDPQKRPTMKDVSERLREITKITPESAVPKLSPLWWAEIEIASAEAR; encoded by the exons ATGGACAAGAACAGGAAACTCAGTCGGTTCAAGGATCTTTCTATAGCTTTTTGCTTTGTGGCagtttttttcttgtttcacCACTTGGGTTTGTGCTGTTCTTTGAATGAAGAAG GTAATGCTCTTTTGAAGTTGAGGCAGAGAATAGTGAGTGACCCTTTTGATGCTTTGTCAAATTGGGTTGATGATGAGGCTTCTGTTGACCCTTGTAACTGGTTTGGAGTTGAGTGCTCAGATGGAAGAGTTGTGGTCTT GAATTTGAAGGATCTCTGCCTTGGAGGAACTCTGGCACCTGAGCTTGTGAAACTTGTCAACATAAAGTCCAT TATTTTGCGGAACAACTCTTTCTCTGGGACCATCCCTGAAGGATTTGTACAGTTAAAAGAACTGGAGGTTTTGGATTTGGGATACAACAACTTCAGTGGACATCTACCTGCTGATCTAGGGAGTAATATCTCACTAACAATCCtgtatgatgatgatgatactCTTAAGACAGttcaatttctctttctttctttttttttaatctcttcatgtacttattttcttctttattgCAGTTTGCTGGATAACAATGAATTTCTTGTTGGTTTATCTCCCGAAATAAATGAACTGAGGATGCTTTCCGAATGTCAAGTAGATGAAAATCAGCTGACTAATGCTGCTAAAATGCCAGCTTGTACAGAAAGAGCTACCACAAG GCATATTGGTCAAGGTAAAGGTACTCGTGGCTCACAACATTCTAATACTTCTCCTGCTGCTAATCATTACCAGTTTAATCGTGTGGCTGCTCCACCTCTTGAGAGCCCTTCTTCTCCTTCTGCTTCCCCATCAGGCTCAGCAAAACCACCAGTGCCAAAGCTAGCTCCTCATAGGAAAAATGCTTCTGATTCTTCTCCTCCCCACTCTACATCAGGTTCTGGAACACTATCTAAAACTAAAAGCACCTCATCAAAGGTTCATACAGTTCCTATTTTGGCTGGAGTTATAGGTGGTGctgtgtttcttattttttcaagCATTGGCATATATCTTTGTAAAACAAAGGTAGCTAATGTCAGACCTTGGGCCATGGGACTAAGTGGACAGCTTCAGAAGGCATTTGTAACTG GTGCGCAAAAGTTAAAGAGATCAGATCTTGAAGCAGCATGTGAAGATTTTAGCAATGTAATTGGTAATTCACCCATTGGTATACTGTACAAAGGAACTTTGTCTGGTGGCGTTGAAATAGCTGTAGCTTTTGTTTCCATAACATCATCCAAGAATTGGTCAAAAACTTTAGAAGCTCAATTTAGAAGCAAG ATAGATAAATTGTCGAAAGTGAACCACAAGAATTTTGTGAATCTTATTGGATACTGTGAAGAAGAGGAGCCTTTCACCAGAATGTTGGTTTTTGAATATGCCCCAAACGGAACACTATTTGAGCATCTACACA TAAAAGAGGCTGAGCACTTGGATTGGGGAACAAGACTTAGAGTTGCAACGGGTGTGGCTTATTGCCTGCAACATATGCACCAATTAGATCCTCCTATGGCCCTAATCAAGCTGAATTCTTCAGCCGTTTACCTCACCGATGACTACGCTGCCAAACTCTCAGATTTAAGTTTCTCCAATGACATAGCCTCAGCTGAGACAAGAGCTATGGACAAGCCACTAGCAACTCCAGAAAGTAATGTTTATAGCTTGGGTGTTCTACTATTTGAAATGGTCACGGGTCGTCTTCCTTATTCAGTAGAACATAAGGATTCACTTGAAAACTGGGCATCACACTATTTAGAAGTTGACCAACCCCTCAAAGAAATAGTGGATCCAATTCTAGTATCTTACCAAGAAGATCAGCTGGAACAAGTTGCATCATTGATTACATCTTGTGTCCACCCTGATCCACAGAAGAGACCAACAATGAAAGATGTGAGTGAGAGACTGAGAGAGATAACAAAAATAACACCTGAATCTGCGGTTCCAAAACTTTCTCCACTTTGGTGGGCAGAGATTGAGATTGCATCTGCAGAAGCACGTTGA
- the LOC100820416 gene encoding probable inactive receptor-like protein kinase At3g56050 isoform X2, translating to MDKNRKLSRFKDLSIAFCFVAVFFLFHHLGLCCSLNEEGNALLKLRQRIVSDPFDALSNWVDDEASVDPCNWFGVECSDGRVVVLNLKDLCLGGTLAPELVKLVNIKSIILRNNSFSGTIPEGFVQLKELEVLDLGYNNFSGHLPADLGSNISLTILLLDNNEFLVGLSPEINELRMLSECQVDENQLTNAAKMPACTERATTRHIGQGKGTRGSQHSNTSPAANHYQFNRVAAPPLESPSSPSASPSGSAKPPVPKLAPHRKNASDSSPPHSTSGSGTLSKTKSTSSKVHTVPILAGVIGGAVFLIFSSIGIYLCKTKVANVRPWAMGLSGQLQKAFVTGAQKLKRSDLEAACEDFSNVIGNSPIGILYKGTLSGGVEIAVAFVSITSSKNWSKTLEAQFRSKIDKLSKVNHKNFVNLIGYCEEEEPFTRMLVFEYAPNGTLFEHLHIKEAEHLDWGTRLRVATGVAYCLQHMHQLDPPMALIKLNSSAVYLTDDYAAKLSDLSFSNDIASAETRAMDKPLATPESNVYSLGVLLFEMVTGRLPYSVEHKDSLENWASHYLEVDQPLKEIVDPILVSYQEDQLEQVASLITSCVHPDPQKRPTMKDVSERLREITKITPESAVPKLSPLWWAEIEIASAEAR from the exons ATGGACAAGAACAGGAAACTCAGTCGGTTCAAGGATCTTTCTATAGCTTTTTGCTTTGTGGCagtttttttcttgtttcacCACTTGGGTTTGTGCTGTTCTTTGAATGAAGAAG GTAATGCTCTTTTGAAGTTGAGGCAGAGAATAGTGAGTGACCCTTTTGATGCTTTGTCAAATTGGGTTGATGATGAGGCTTCTGTTGACCCTTGTAACTGGTTTGGAGTTGAGTGCTCAGATGGAAGAGTTGTGGTCTT GAATTTGAAGGATCTCTGCCTTGGAGGAACTCTGGCACCTGAGCTTGTGAAACTTGTCAACATAAAGTCCAT TATTTTGCGGAACAACTCTTTCTCTGGGACCATCCCTGAAGGATTTGTACAGTTAAAAGAACTGGAGGTTTTGGATTTGGGATACAACAACTTCAGTGGACATCTACCTGCTGATCTAGGGAGTAATATCTCACTAACAATCCt TTTGCTGGATAACAATGAATTTCTTGTTGGTTTATCTCCCGAAATAAATGAACTGAGGATGCTTTCCGAATGTCAAGTAGATGAAAATCAGCTGACTAATGCTGCTAAAATGCCAGCTTGTACAGAAAGAGCTACCACAAG GCATATTGGTCAAGGTAAAGGTACTCGTGGCTCACAACATTCTAATACTTCTCCTGCTGCTAATCATTACCAGTTTAATCGTGTGGCTGCTCCACCTCTTGAGAGCCCTTCTTCTCCTTCTGCTTCCCCATCAGGCTCAGCAAAACCACCAGTGCCAAAGCTAGCTCCTCATAGGAAAAATGCTTCTGATTCTTCTCCTCCCCACTCTACATCAGGTTCTGGAACACTATCTAAAACTAAAAGCACCTCATCAAAGGTTCATACAGTTCCTATTTTGGCTGGAGTTATAGGTGGTGctgtgtttcttattttttcaagCATTGGCATATATCTTTGTAAAACAAAGGTAGCTAATGTCAGACCTTGGGCCATGGGACTAAGTGGACAGCTTCAGAAGGCATTTGTAACTG GTGCGCAAAAGTTAAAGAGATCAGATCTTGAAGCAGCATGTGAAGATTTTAGCAATGTAATTGGTAATTCACCCATTGGTATACTGTACAAAGGAACTTTGTCTGGTGGCGTTGAAATAGCTGTAGCTTTTGTTTCCATAACATCATCCAAGAATTGGTCAAAAACTTTAGAAGCTCAATTTAGAAGCAAG ATAGATAAATTGTCGAAAGTGAACCACAAGAATTTTGTGAATCTTATTGGATACTGTGAAGAAGAGGAGCCTTTCACCAGAATGTTGGTTTTTGAATATGCCCCAAACGGAACACTATTTGAGCATCTACACA TAAAAGAGGCTGAGCACTTGGATTGGGGAACAAGACTTAGAGTTGCAACGGGTGTGGCTTATTGCCTGCAACATATGCACCAATTAGATCCTCCTATGGCCCTAATCAAGCTGAATTCTTCAGCCGTTTACCTCACCGATGACTACGCTGCCAAACTCTCAGATTTAAGTTTCTCCAATGACATAGCCTCAGCTGAGACAAGAGCTATGGACAAGCCACTAGCAACTCCAGAAAGTAATGTTTATAGCTTGGGTGTTCTACTATTTGAAATGGTCACGGGTCGTCTTCCTTATTCAGTAGAACATAAGGATTCACTTGAAAACTGGGCATCACACTATTTAGAAGTTGACCAACCCCTCAAAGAAATAGTGGATCCAATTCTAGTATCTTACCAAGAAGATCAGCTGGAACAAGTTGCATCATTGATTACATCTTGTGTCCACCCTGATCCACAGAAGAGACCAACAATGAAAGATGTGAGTGAGAGACTGAGAGAGATAACAAAAATAACACCTGAATCTGCGGTTCCAAAACTTTCTCCACTTTGGTGGGCAGAGATTGAGATTGCATCTGCAGAAGCACGTTGA